From the genome of Rhizobium binae, one region includes:
- a CDS encoding GFA family protein: MASQWTGGCLCGSCRYEFAGDPPHSGYCHCDMCKKATGGPFAVLLQAKVEDLLWTAGSPAVYRSSPIATRGFCGNCGTPLYLQYDGDALIRVTAGSLDNPERIRPAGHYGVESRLGWADCGHGLPEETTRERL, from the coding sequence ATGGCAAGCCAGTGGACCGGCGGCTGCCTTTGCGGATCCTGCCGATACGAATTCGCCGGCGATCCGCCGCATTCGGGATATTGCCATTGCGATATGTGCAAGAAGGCAACCGGCGGTCCTTTCGCCGTGCTCCTCCAGGCCAAGGTCGAAGATCTCCTCTGGACCGCCGGCTCCCCCGCCGTCTATCGGTCCTCGCCCATCGCCACGCGCGGTTTCTGCGGCAATTGCGGGACACCGCTCTATCTCCAATATGACGGCGATGCGCTCATCCGCGTGACCGCCGGGTCGCTCGACAACCCCGAACGGATTCGACCGGCCGGGCATTACGGCGTCGAGAGCCGCCTTGGTTGGGCCGATTGCGGGCACGGGCTTCCAGAGGAGACAACACGGGAGCGTTTATAG